The window TTCGGGCAGCTCTTTTGTGTAAACATCAAAAAAAATAGAACTATGGATCCAATTAAAATAGACATTACCATTTTAGCCCCAGTAGAAAAAGTTTGGAATTACTTCAACGAACCCAAACACATTACCAAATGGAATTTTGCCCATGAAAGCTGGCATTGTCCAAGTTCTGAAAATGACCTGAAAGTAGGAGGCAGATTTAAAAACAAAATGGAAGCAAAAGATAAAAGCTTTGCATTCGATTTTGAAGGGGTATATGATGAAGTTACTCCCCACGCACTTATAAAATATCACATGGAAGATGGGCGTAAGGTAGAGGTTATTTTTGATAAGATCGATGAGAATACCACAAAGGTTATTGAGATTTTTGATCCTGAGAAACAAAATTCTGTGGAAATGCAGCGAGATGGCTGGTACGCTATTCTCAATAATTTCCATAAGTATGTTGAGAATCATTAAAAATATTTTTTGTAGCCATGATCAATTTAGTTATCATGTCAAAGAGTTTGAATTCCATTTATGCGATGAGCTATGATCCGGAAGATGATTTTCTTCTGGGAGTTATTGCTGTACCCGCAAGAAGAGCCTTGAAAAAGGAGAAGATAGATTCTTTGGAAAAGCTGTCAGATTATTCTGAAAAAGAAATTCTACAGCTGCATGGTTTCGGAAAAAATACAATGATGAAGCTGAAAGATCATATGAAGGAGCATCAAATGTGTTTTAAAGAAACATAAATGTAAAAGACTTGATTTTTATCGTGTCGTTGCAATTAGATGAAAATAATTTTCTTTGAATGCAGGGACATTATATTTCTTTTGCTTTATGTTTGTCTTTAGCACATTTTAATTTGTTAATATAAAAACAATTATAATAATACTTTGTCATTCTGAATGAAGCAGGGCATAATGAAGAATCTCTGCATAATAAATGATGCAGAACTTTCAAACTTGTCAGACAAATAAACAGCATAGAACTCAACTTTAAAATATAAACTTATGAATAACGATATTTTCCCATGTCTGTGGTATGACGGAGAGGCTAAACAATCTGCCGAATTTTACTGTAAAGTTTTTGGAGGAGAGATAACTGCAGACACTCCGGTTGTCATGAACATTGATCTGTTTGGTCAACGACTAATGTTGCTTAACGGCGGGCCACAATTTAAAAAGAATCCTTCCATTTCTTTTACAGTACTTTGTGAAACAGAAGATGAAGTTCAGAAATACTGGGACCAATTGATAGAGGGCGGGATAGCTTTAATGGAACTTGATTCCTATTCTTGGAGTACAAAATACGGATGGGTACAAGATAAATATGGAGTAACCTGGCAGTTGTTTTTTGGAGAAAAAGCAGGTGGGCAAAAGATCGTTCCTACTTTGATGTTTATTCATGAAAATAATGGTAAAGCTAAAGAGGCTATGGAACTGTACACCCAGACCTTCCCTGATTCAAAGATAGAGGGGATTCTAACTTACGGACAAGGAGGAGAAGGGCATAGTATACAGGAGCCGGCTGAAAATGTGCAGCATGCTCAAATGACCATTGGAAATTATACTTTATACTGTATGGATAATTCGTATGATCATCAGTTTGATTTCAATGAAGGAATTTCTATTGTAATAATGACGGATGACCAACAGCAAACCGACACATACTGGAACGCACTTACAGCAAACGGCGGAAGAGAAAGTATGTGTGGCTGGCTAAAAGATAAATATGGTTTGAGCTGGCAAATTGTTCCTAAAAAATTGATTCAGCTGATGAATGATCCTAATCAGGAAAAAGCTTATAAAGTGGTACAGGCGATGATGAAAATGCAGAAAATTATTATACAGGATTTGGAAGACGCTTATAATTCATAAATATATTTCGGCTTGCTGTTTGATGTTATCTAGATAAAAGGTTTGCTTATGAAAACACAGAACAAATCACAATCTAAATCAAAAGTCCCTAAAGAAGGACTGTTTCCGGAAATTATCCGGAATGATTATCAGGGAAGCAAGAAGTTATGGAACAAGAAAGCTGTTATTTCCGGAGGAGACAGTGGAATAGGGCAGGCAGTAGCCGTTCATTTTGCCAGGGAAGGTGCAGATGTTGCTATTATTTATAAGGAAAGTGACAATGATGCTAAAGAAACCAAACGATTGGTAGTAAAAGAAGGTCGGAAATGCCTTTTGATTAAAGGTGATCTTACCCGGAAAACATTTAGAGATAAATGTACAGATAAGATTAGAGAAGCTTGGAAGAGTATTGATATTCTGGTTAATAATGCAGGAATTCATACTTCTAAAAATAGTCTGGAAAAAATTTCAGATGAGCAGATTAAAGAAACCTTTGATACCAATATCATTTCTATGATTTCTTTTACCCGAAATTTTCTTCCGCTGATGAAAAAAGGAGGCCGTATTATTTGTACAACTTCGGTTACGGCGTATCGGGGAAGCGATCATTTAATTGATTATGTAGCTACTAAAGGAGCCATCTTATCCTTTATCCGTTCATTGGCAGATAATCTTGCTAAAAAAGAAATTCTGGTCAATGGAGTAGCGCCCGGACCTATATGGACGCCACTTGTAAAAGAAGCATTTGATGATCTTTCAACCTTTGGAAAGGATACTCCGTTAAAACGTGCAGGGCAGCCATCAGAAGTAGCTCCCGCTTATGTTTTTCTCGCCTCTAAAGATGCCAGTTATATCACAGGGGAAGTAATTCATATCAATGGTGGAGATTTTGTCGGAGGCTAAAAATGATCACAT of the Chryseobacterium capnotolerans genome contains:
- a CDS encoding SRPBCC family protein — its product is MDPIKIDITILAPVEKVWNYFNEPKHITKWNFAHESWHCPSSENDLKVGGRFKNKMEAKDKSFAFDFEGVYDEVTPHALIKYHMEDGRKVEVIFDKIDENTTKVIEIFDPEKQNSVEMQRDGWYAILNNFHKYVENH
- a CDS encoding DNA-directed RNA polymerase subunit alpha C-terminal domain-containing protein; protein product: MINLVIMSKSLNSIYAMSYDPEDDFLLGVIAVPARRALKKEKIDSLEKLSDYSEKEILQLHGFGKNTMMKLKDHMKEHQMCFKET
- a CDS encoding VOC family protein, producing the protein MNNDIFPCLWYDGEAKQSAEFYCKVFGGEITADTPVVMNIDLFGQRLMLLNGGPQFKKNPSISFTVLCETEDEVQKYWDQLIEGGIALMELDSYSWSTKYGWVQDKYGVTWQLFFGEKAGGQKIVPTLMFIHENNGKAKEAMELYTQTFPDSKIEGILTYGQGGEGHSIQEPAENVQHAQMTIGNYTLYCMDNSYDHQFDFNEGISIVIMTDDQQQTDTYWNALTANGGRESMCGWLKDKYGLSWQIVPKKLIQLMNDPNQEKAYKVVQAMMKMQKIIIQDLEDAYNS
- a CDS encoding SDR family oxidoreductase, producing the protein MKTQNKSQSKSKVPKEGLFPEIIRNDYQGSKKLWNKKAVISGGDSGIGQAVAVHFAREGADVAIIYKESDNDAKETKRLVVKEGRKCLLIKGDLTRKTFRDKCTDKIREAWKSIDILVNNAGIHTSKNSLEKISDEQIKETFDTNIISMISFTRNFLPLMKKGGRIICTTSVTAYRGSDHLIDYVATKGAILSFIRSLADNLAKKEILVNGVAPGPIWTPLVKEAFDDLSTFGKDTPLKRAGQPSEVAPAYVFLASKDASYITGEVIHINGGDFVGG